One Candidatus Deferrimicrobiaceae bacterium DNA window includes the following coding sequences:
- a CDS encoding secondary thiamine-phosphate synthase enzyme YjbQ translates to MKTFRKELWFNTPTRRAYINITGQVEGCLMESGIKEGLILVSAMHITASVFINDDESGLHHDFNVWLEKLAPHEPVSQYRHNNGEDNADAHLKRSIMGREAVVAVTNGKLDFGPWEQIFYGEFDGRRRKRVLVKIIGE, encoded by the coding sequence ATGAAGACCTTCCGGAAAGAACTTTGGTTCAACACGCCTACGAGGCGGGCTTATATTAACATTACCGGGCAGGTGGAAGGATGCCTCATGGAAAGCGGAATCAAAGAGGGACTCATTCTCGTAAGCGCTATGCACATAACGGCGTCTGTTTTCATTAATGACGATGAGTCCGGTCTTCATCATGATTTTAATGTTTGGCTTGAAAAACTGGCTCCACACGAACCGGTCTCCCAGTATCGACACAATAACGGCGAAGATAATGCTGATGCTCATCTCAAGCGGTCAATCATGGGAAGGGAAGCCGTTGTAGCCGTCACCAATGGAAAGTTGGATTTTGGTCCGTGGGAGCAAATATTTTACGGGGAATTCGACGGACGGCGACGGAAGCGAGTGTTGGTGAAAATAATCGGGGAATGA
- a CDS encoding LemA family protein, protein MPTTIGSIGGLAVTAGLSGYLVWLYNRLVRLRNLVRSSWSDIDVFLKKRYDLVGNLVETVKGYAAHEKTTLLGVTEARARAMRAEGPGEKGKEETALGETLKSLFAVAERYPDLKANESFLELQRQLAELENGIEYARRYYNAVVRDYNTATETFPSTLVASIFGFIREEFFRLKSPAERERTDVRLS, encoded by the coding sequence GTGCCGACGACGATCGGTTCGATCGGAGGGCTGGCCGTTACCGCGGGACTTTCCGGTTATCTCGTATGGCTCTACAACCGGCTGGTCCGGCTACGGAACCTGGTGCGCTCCTCCTGGTCGGACATCGACGTTTTTCTCAAGAAAAGGTACGACCTGGTGGGAAACCTGGTCGAGACCGTAAAAGGGTACGCCGCCCACGAGAAGACCACCCTGCTCGGGGTAACGGAGGCCCGGGCCAGGGCGATGCGGGCCGAGGGGCCGGGGGAGAAGGGGAAGGAGGAGACCGCCCTCGGCGAGACGCTCAAGTCCCTCTTCGCCGTGGCGGAAAGGTATCCCGACCTCAAGGCAAACGAAAGCTTTCTGGAACTGCAGAGGCAGCTTGCGGAACTCGAGAACGGGATCGAATACGCCCGCCGGTACTACAACGCAGTCGTTCGGGACTACAACACCGCCACCGAAACCTTCCCCTCGACGCTTGTCGCCTCCATTTTCGGCTTCATCCGGGAGGAGTTCTTCCGGCTCAAGTCTCCCGCGGAGCGGGAGCGGACCGATGTGCGGCTCTCCTGA
- a CDS encoding DUF2207 domain-containing protein — MCGSPDPEASGREGNFRGSYTPTLLLLLPLLLLAVSPLTAHGEDFTIRSFRSDIEIRSDSSLRVIETIETEFHRPRHGIYRDIPFRYVDELGKKTIMPLEIVSVADQFGTTWKTKVGRRGGFLRIRIGDPGLYVDGRKVYVITYTVENSIGFFPDHDELYWNVTGNDWTAAIGSASATVTVASEGRSLELKSRCFTGHRGSREEACTVTRSHNGATFLASREFRAGEGMTVVLGWDKGGVRPASGWKSVLFALNLSENWVFLVPVASLGLMLVLWYRKGKDPDPGDPLVVLYAPPEEDGRPLLPAEIGALFDERLDPRDITSSVVDLAVKRYLSIEERKSPGFFFDKTDYLLKKEKEPDEALPYFEQMLLRRLFRDGSPEVRVSDLKLEFYKNLEDLKNAAFGGLERMRYFAANPMSVKSTYFITGGALLIGGGLIGWLGEKFTEGGSPHAALAFALSGAVVILFAPFMPVKTLKGVKALGRIKGFEEFLLRAEKDRLERMNDPRLFEKYLPYAIALGVSDRWARAFEGIYQEPPRWYVSGDGVTTFRPSSFHRSLDTALSTMGSAMVSAPRSSGSGFSGGGSSGGGGGGGGGGSW; from the coding sequence ATGTGCGGCTCTCCTGACCCGGAGGCTTCCGGAAGAGAGGGTAATTTCCGCGGTTCCTACACGCCGACACTTCTGCTCCTGCTTCCTCTCCTCCTTCTTGCCGTCTCTCCTCTCACGGCGCACGGGGAAGATTTCACCATCCGTTCCTTCCGTTCCGACATCGAGATCCGGTCCGATTCCTCCCTGCGGGTGATCGAGACTATCGAGACGGAATTCCACCGGCCCCGCCACGGCATCTACCGGGACATCCCCTTCCGGTACGTCGACGAGCTCGGGAAGAAGACCATCATGCCCCTCGAGATCGTCTCGGTGGCGGACCAGTTCGGCACGACCTGGAAAACCAAGGTCGGCCGCAGAGGGGGCTTCCTCCGGATCCGGATCGGCGATCCCGGCCTGTACGTCGACGGTCGGAAGGTCTACGTCATCACGTACACCGTGGAAAACTCGATCGGCTTCTTCCCGGACCACGACGAGCTCTACTGGAATGTGACGGGGAACGACTGGACCGCCGCGATCGGATCGGCCTCCGCGACCGTGACCGTGGCGAGCGAAGGCCGCTCCCTGGAGCTCAAGTCCCGCTGCTTCACGGGCCACCGGGGTTCCCGGGAGGAAGCGTGCACGGTCACCCGGTCCCACAACGGCGCAACGTTTCTCGCAAGCCGGGAATTCCGGGCCGGGGAGGGGATGACCGTCGTCCTCGGATGGGACAAGGGGGGCGTCCGCCCGGCTTCCGGCTGGAAAAGCGTCCTCTTCGCCCTCAACCTATCGGAAAACTGGGTGTTCCTCGTCCCCGTGGCAAGCCTCGGGCTCATGCTGGTCCTGTGGTACCGGAAAGGAAAAGACCCGGATCCGGGGGACCCTCTGGTGGTCTTGTACGCCCCGCCGGAGGAGGACGGCAGACCCCTGCTGCCCGCGGAGATCGGGGCGCTCTTCGACGAGCGGCTCGACCCGAGGGACATCACCTCTTCGGTCGTCGACCTCGCGGTGAAACGATACCTTTCGATCGAGGAACGGAAGTCCCCGGGCTTTTTTTTCGACAAGACCGACTACCTCCTGAAGAAGGAGAAAGAGCCCGACGAGGCGCTGCCTTACTTCGAGCAGATGCTGTTAAGAAGGCTATTCCGGGACGGCAGTCCCGAAGTGCGCGTCTCCGACCTGAAGCTCGAGTTCTACAAGAATCTCGAGGATCTGAAGAACGCCGCGTTCGGCGGACTGGAGCGGATGAGGTACTTCGCCGCCAACCCCATGAGCGTGAAATCGACCTACTTCATCACGGGAGGGGCGCTCCTCATCGGGGGAGGGCTCATCGGGTGGCTCGGGGAGAAGTTTACGGAGGGAGGGTCCCCCCACGCGGCCCTCGCATTCGCCCTTTCCGGGGCCGTTGTCATCCTCTTCGCCCCCTTCATGCCGGTGAAGACCCTGAAAGGGGTGAAGGCGCTGGGGAGGATCAAGGGGTTCGAGGAGTTCCTCCTGCGGGCGGAGAAGGACCGGCTCGAGCGGATGAACGACCCTCGCCTCTTCGAGAAGTATCTCCCCTATGCGATCGCCCTGGGCGTCTCTGACCGGTGGGCCAGGGCCTTCGAGGGGATCTACCAGGAGCCCCCCCGGTGGTACGTGTCCGGCGACGGCGTCACCACATTCCGGCCCTCCTCCTTCCATCGGTCCCTCGACACCGCCCTCTCGACCATGGGAAGCGCCATGGTTTCGGCGCCCCGGAGCAGCGGCAGCGGTTTTTCAGGCGGGGGAAGCTCCGGCGGAGGAGGAGGCGGAGGAGGCGGGGGGAGCTGGTAA